One part of the Macadamia integrifolia cultivar HAES 741 unplaced genomic scaffold, SCU_Mint_v3 scaffold1133, whole genome shotgun sequence genome encodes these proteins:
- the LOC122062890 gene encoding F-box protein At2g32560-like isoform X1: MLFFLISCLSFVLLSKSLPLKPLPPWENEMRLLSLWFWKEFSCFLVSWLRKSWLSGFFFEILSAMSMKKKNFSAKVENVEESEESSVLDLPELALECILAKLPPEGLCNVAGVCSSLRDRCRSDYLWERHMKEKWGRVIGRAAYREWQCHIASRKDSGVSERCGRRRRLVRSLSCAWPFSWIKSKVESNHKQRSSLPANSLMSWYLSLDSGKFWFPGQVYNREQNGHVGFMMSCYDAELCYDSSTDTFHARFPPHGRRTIVIEDGVQWHRLRTPPVDTPPHDLHVSDCLYDLRPGDHIEIQWRRNKEFPYGWWYGVVGHSETCSRNENHCNCYSSDTVVLEFNQYTPGSRWRRTSINRKVHREEGNEADGFYGGIRKLYKKEEVSMWKQLWPTEVLE; this comes from the exons ATGCTTTTCTTCCTGATTTCTTGCCTCTCCTTTGTTCTCCTCTCTAAGTCTCTCCCTCTCAAGCCTCTTCCACCATGGGAAAATGAGATGAGATTGCTGTCTCTCTGGTTCTGGAAGGAGTTTTCTTGTTTCTTGGTGTCTTGGTTGAGAAAGAGTTGGCTCAGtggttttttctttgaaatcctATCAGCTATgtcaatgaaaaagaagaatttttcTGCCAAAGTAGAGAATGTGGAGGAGTCAGAGGAGAGCTCTGTATTAGATTTGCCTGAATTGGCCTTGGAATGTATTCTTGCGAAGCTTCCACCTGAAGGGTTGTGTAATGTGGCAGGGGTTTGCAGTTCTTTGAGGGATAGGTGTAGAAGTGATTACCTGTGGGAGAGGCACATGAAGGAGAAATGGGGAAGAGTAATTGGGCGTGCGGCGTATCGTGAATGGCAATGTCATATTGCCTCTAGGAAGGATTCAGGTGTCTCAGAACGATGTGGTCGTCGGAGGCGCTTGGTCCGGTCCCTGTCTTGTGCCTGGCCTTTCTCATGGATCAAATCCAAGGTGGAGAGTAATCATAAGCAAAGGAGTTCCTTGCCTGCTAATTCATTGATGTCTTGGTATCTCTCTCTTGACAGTGGCAAGTTTTGGTTCCCAGGCCAGGTCTACAACCGTGAG CAGAATGGGCATGTTGGGTTTATGATGTCATGTTATGATGCAGAACTTTGCTACGATTCCAGCACAGACACCTTTCATGCAAG ATTCCCACCACATGGACGGCGGACCATTGTGATAGAGGATGGAGTGCAATGGCACAGATTAAGGACACCACCTGTTGATACACCTCCTCATGATCTTCATGTCTCCGACTGTTTGTATGATTTACGCCCGGGTGATCATATAGAGATTCAGTGGAGAAGAAACAAAGAGTTCCCCTATG GTTGGTGGTATGGGGTTGTTGGTCACTCAGAAACATGTAGCAGGAATGAGAATCACTGCAACTGTTACTCTAGTG ATACTGTCGTCTTGGAGTTCAACCAATACACCCCAGGATCACGGTGGAGGCGAACCTCGATCAACAGGAAGGTTCATCGGGAAGAAGGAAATGAAGCAGATGGGTTTTATGGAGGAATTAGAAAACTTTACAAGAAGGAGGAGGTCTCGATGTGGAAGCAGCTCTGGCCAACCGAAGTCTTAGAATAG
- the LOC122062890 gene encoding F-box protein At2g32560-like isoform X2 produces the protein MLFFLISCLSFVLLSKSLPLKPLPPWENEMRLLSLWFWKEFSCFLVSWLRKSWLSGFFFEILSAMSMKKKNFSAKVENVEESEESSVLDLPELALECILAKLPPEGLCNVAGVCSSLRDRCRSDYLWERHMKEKWGRVIGRAAYREWQCHIASRKDSGVSERCGRRRRLVRSLSCAWPFSWIKSKVESNHKQRSSLPANSLMSWYLSLDSGKFWFPGQVYNRENGHVGFMMSCYDAELCYDSSTDTFHARFPPHGRRTIVIEDGVQWHRLRTPPVDTPPHDLHVSDCLYDLRPGDHIEIQWRRNKEFPYGWWYGVVGHSETCSRNENHCNCYSSDTVVLEFNQYTPGSRWRRTSINRKVHREEGNEADGFYGGIRKLYKKEEVSMWKQLWPTEVLE, from the exons ATGCTTTTCTTCCTGATTTCTTGCCTCTCCTTTGTTCTCCTCTCTAAGTCTCTCCCTCTCAAGCCTCTTCCACCATGGGAAAATGAGATGAGATTGCTGTCTCTCTGGTTCTGGAAGGAGTTTTCTTGTTTCTTGGTGTCTTGGTTGAGAAAGAGTTGGCTCAGtggttttttctttgaaatcctATCAGCTATgtcaatgaaaaagaagaatttttcTGCCAAAGTAGAGAATGTGGAGGAGTCAGAGGAGAGCTCTGTATTAGATTTGCCTGAATTGGCCTTGGAATGTATTCTTGCGAAGCTTCCACCTGAAGGGTTGTGTAATGTGGCAGGGGTTTGCAGTTCTTTGAGGGATAGGTGTAGAAGTGATTACCTGTGGGAGAGGCACATGAAGGAGAAATGGGGAAGAGTAATTGGGCGTGCGGCGTATCGTGAATGGCAATGTCATATTGCCTCTAGGAAGGATTCAGGTGTCTCAGAACGATGTGGTCGTCGGAGGCGCTTGGTCCGGTCCCTGTCTTGTGCCTGGCCTTTCTCATGGATCAAATCCAAGGTGGAGAGTAATCATAAGCAAAGGAGTTCCTTGCCTGCTAATTCATTGATGTCTTGGTATCTCTCTCTTGACAGTGGCAAGTTTTGGTTCCCAGGCCAGGTCTACAACCGTGAG AATGGGCATGTTGGGTTTATGATGTCATGTTATGATGCAGAACTTTGCTACGATTCCAGCACAGACACCTTTCATGCAAG ATTCCCACCACATGGACGGCGGACCATTGTGATAGAGGATGGAGTGCAATGGCACAGATTAAGGACACCACCTGTTGATACACCTCCTCATGATCTTCATGTCTCCGACTGTTTGTATGATTTACGCCCGGGTGATCATATAGAGATTCAGTGGAGAAGAAACAAAGAGTTCCCCTATG GTTGGTGGTATGGGGTTGTTGGTCACTCAGAAACATGTAGCAGGAATGAGAATCACTGCAACTGTTACTCTAGTG ATACTGTCGTCTTGGAGTTCAACCAATACACCCCAGGATCACGGTGGAGGCGAACCTCGATCAACAGGAAGGTTCATCGGGAAGAAGGAAATGAAGCAGATGGGTTTTATGGAGGAATTAGAAAACTTTACAAGAAGGAGGAGGTCTCGATGTGGAAGCAGCTCTGGCCAACCGAAGTCTTAGAATAG